CGAGCGGTGTGGCGGTGGTCATGACGCTTTCGCCCCTATGGCAAGCCGGGGAAAAGGGCAACTGTATGCAGCAACCGCTGCCCTCGTCCCCGTTTGCCTCATTCGCCCGGCGCGCGTGCGCGGATGGCCAGTGCGTGGACCCGCCCGCCCGGCAGATCGCCCAGCGCGCCATTGACCAGCCGCTGGCGGGCCAGACGCGAAACCCCGGCAAAGGCAGGGCTCTCGATCTCGACCGTAAAGTGCGATTCGCCCGTGCCGTCATCGCCCATATGACCGCTGTGACGGGCCGAATCGTTGGTGATCAGCAGATGCGTGGGCGCCAGTGCTTCCACAAGTTTACGTTCGATTTCCTGGGCAATCGGGCCTGCCATGTCTTTCCTTTCGCGTGGGCAGATACCATGTGCAATCGCGTGAAGCATGACAAGTTCCATGGCCGCGTCTCGGGGAACGGGCGCCTTTGCAATGCTCCGGGATGCGAGGATTCCGGCGAATTTCGTGCGCCCGGCGTGCGGCCCTCGGGGTTCGACGGGCCGGGCGACTATCGCTGGTTCTGCCTCGACCATATCCGCGCGTTCAACGCCGGGTACGATTTCTTTGCCGGGATGAGCCAGGACGAGATTCTGGCCGCGCAATCGCCGATCTCCGGCTGGGAAGACAGCACGCGCGCGTTTCGCCCCGATGCCGGGATCGACCAGGCCCCGCGCTGGGCCGATTTTGCCGATCCGCTCGAAGCCATTGCCCGCCGCGCCCGTGCCCGCAAGGCCGACCACGCTCAGGCGCAGGAAGCCGCCCGGCGCGGAATCTCGCCCGAAGACCGCGCGGCCTATGAAGCGCTGAACCTGCCTTTCGATGCCGACCGGCGGGCCCTGCGCCGCCGCTACACCGAACTCGTGCGCCGCTATCACCCCGACCACAACGGCGGCGACCGCAGCCTGGAAACGAAGCTGCAACGCGTGGTCGAGGCCTATGACCGCCTGCGGCACTCGCCGGGCTTGCGATAACCGGAACAAAAAAGGGGGAAGGAGCGTGTGGCCCCTCCCCCCCCCCCTTTCTTTTCAGACGGAACGCCCCCGGCTCACAGCCGCTCGGCATGCCAGCGCAGATGGTCGTCCATGAAGGTCGAGATGAAGTTGTAGCTGTGGTCGTAGCCCGGCTGCATCCGCAAGGTGAGGTCGACCCCGGCCTTTTCGCAGGCCTGTGCGAACAGGTGCGGGCGCAGTTGCTCGGCCAGAAAGCTGTCGGCCTCGCCCTGATCGATCAGGATCGCACCCGCCGGGCGCTTGCCGTCCTCGACCAGCGCGGTCGCGTCGTGCGCGCGCCACAGGGCCTTGTCCTCGCCCAGATAGCCGCCCAGCGCCTTGTGGCCCCACGGCACTTGCCCCGGCGCGACAATCGGCGCGAAGGCCGAAAGCGACTTGAAGGTTTCGGGGAAGGTCAGCCCCAGCGTGAGCGCGCCATGGCCGCCCATCGAGTGGCCGGTGATGCCCATGCGCGCCGGATCGACCGGGAAATGGGCCGCGACCAGCGCGGGCAGTTCCTGCGCGATATAGTCCCACATCCGATAGTGGGCGGCGAACGGCGCCTGCGTGGCGTTGACATAAAAGCCCGCGCCGAGGCCGAAATCATAGGCCCCGGCCGGATCGTCGGCCACGCCTTCGCCGCGCGGCGAGGTATCGGGTGCCACGAAAACCAGCCCCAGTTCGGCGCAGAGGCGGCGATATTCGCCCTTGTCGGTCACATTGGCATGGGTGCAGGTCAGCCCCGAGAGGTAGAACAGCATCGGCAACTTTGCGCCTTCGCCTACCTGCGCCTGGGGCGGCACGAAGACCGAGAAGGTCATCTCCGTCCCCGTCGCCGCCGAAGCATGCTTGTAGACCTCCAGCGTGCCGCCATGGGCCTTCGAGGTCGAAACGGTTTCGAGGGTCATTGCACCGCACCATAATTGTGCAGCGCGCAAAGCTTGTGGCCATCGGGATCGCGCAGATAGGCCAGATAATAAGGCGTTCCCTTGCGCACGCCCGGCGGGTCTTCGCAGGCACTGCCGCCATGGGCGAGGCCCGCCGCATGCCAGGCGTCGGCCTGTTCCGGGGTCATCGCGAAGCCGAGCGTGAAGCCGTTGGCGCAAGTGGCCGGTTCGCCGTTGATCGGCTTGGTCAGGATGAAGATGCCGCCGTTGTAGACATAGATCAGGCGCCCGGCATCGCGGTCGAGCAGGCCTTCGGGGCCCCCGAACGCGGCGAAAGTGGCGTCGTAGAAGGTCTTGGCGCGATCGAGGTCGTTGGTACCGAGCATCAGGTGGCTGAACATGGGGCCGCTCTCTCTCCGAACTGCGGCGCGCCGCGCGCCGCCTTGCGCAAGGGTGTGCCCGCCCGCGCCGGGCAAGGTCAAGCCCGCGTCCTCTTATTCCGGCCCTGATCCCGAAACAAACCCCAGCCGCGCCATGGCCATGCGCAACTCCTTGAGGCCATAAGGTTTGGTAATGACAGGAACATCGCCCCAGGCGCGGGTGTCGAGCCCTTCCCCATAGCCGGTGGCAAAGGCAAAGCGCACGCCCAGTTCGGCCAGCCGGTCGGCGATGGGGGCGCTGGTGGTGACCCCCAGATTGTAATCGAGCAGGGCGAAATCGAACAGGCCCTCGCCCGTCATGCGCTCGTCTATCATGCGCAGCGCGTCGCGCACCGAAGGCACCGTGGTGACACTGCGCGCGCCCAGATCGCGCAAGGCTTCCTCGCCATCGAGGGCGATGATCATGCTGTCCTCGACCAGCAGCGCGTCCTTGCCCGCCAGCGGCGTGCATCCGCCCTCGGCCCGGATCGGCAGGGCGCCATGTGCCCGCGCCGCCGCAACCCCGGCGATGGAACGTGCAGGCAGCGTGAAACGGGCGTGGAGGCCCTGCCGGTGGAAGTCCACCCGCGCGGTGCCCCCCAGATCGTAGGGGATCGAGCGTTCGATGATCGTGCTGCCAAAGCCGCGATGCCCCGGCTCGCGCACCTCCGGGCCATCGCGTTCGCGCCAGTCGATCACCAGATCGCCGCTTTCCCGCTCGATCTCCCACGAGAGGTCGACCGTGCCGCTGTCGGCCAGCGCGCCATATTTGGCGGCATTGGTGGTCAATTCGTGGATCACCAGCGCCATCGTCACATAGCCACGGGATAGAGCAGGACATTCTCGCCGCGCGCGACGATCCGGTGCGAGCGGTCGCGCAAGTAGGCGCTGGCCTCGACCTCGATCAGTTCGAGCAGCGGCGCCGGGCCCCAGCGATCGGCGGTGATCTGGTCGTGCGCGCGGGCGAGCGAGCGGATGCGGTCGTCGAGCGTGGCGATGAACGTCGCCACATCCTGTGCCCCGTCGCGCGTCTGGGCGATCAGGCCCCGGATCAGCGAGAGGATGTTGCGCACGCGGTGGTTGAGTTCGGCGATCAGCACTTCCTGCCGCTCGGAGGCGCGCGCGCGCTCGGCCCCGGCAGTCTCGGCCAGCCGCACCAGCACTTCGAGCATGCCCACGCGCAAGGCTTCGGCCACGCGGCGCTGCGCGGGGGTGAAGGACAGGCAGGTGCCCTTGACCAGCTCGCTCCAGGCCTCGAAGCTCTTGCGCGGGGTCAGGCGCGGGCCGTTGGGGCCATAGACCATGTCCTTTTCGGGCTTGCCCCCCCAGCGCACCTCGCGCAGGCGCTCGGCCCGGAACAGCACGACATAGTCACGCGGCTCGCGGCTGAGCGGGATCGCCAGCATGCCCGCGGCCACATCGGCATGACCGGCGGCCTCGGGCACGAGGGTCTGGATCGATTCGGTGGCAAAGACCTGCCCCGAGGATACCCGGTTGAGCATCCGCACGATGGCCTCGAACTGCGCGGCCGAAGGGGTGAGCCCCACCAGTGAAAGCTGCCCGCGCATGAAAATGCCGATGCCATCGGCCGGAATCGCATCGCCGATCACGTCGGCCAGCCATTGCGGATCGTCGAGCAGGTCGTTGTCCTGCGCCACGGTCGCCAGCAGGCGGTCGGTCACCGCGCGCCCACGCGCTTCATAATCGCGCGCCTGGGCATGTTCGCGCGCTTCGAGCATCAGCGAGAACATCTGCCCGAACAGTTCGGCCGCGCCGCGCGCGGCCATCGTGGGCAGGCGCGGGGCATAGTGATGGCAGGCAAACAGGCCCCAGAGCTTGCCCCCCACCACGATCGAGATCGACAGCGAGGCCCGCACGCCCATGTTGCGCAAATATTCGATATGGATCGGCGAGACCGCGCGCAGCACGCAGAGCGACTGGTCGAGCACCTGCCCTGCCGGATCGCGCCCGGGCACGAGCGGCACGGGCACCGCCCCGACATCGGCGATCACGCGGAACGTGTTGCGCAAATAGAGCTGGCGCGCCTGTGCGGGAATGTCGCTGGCCGGGTAGTGGAGGCCCAGAAAGCTCTCGACACCGTGGCGCACCGCTTCGGCGACGACTTCGCCCGATTCCTGCGCATCGAACCGGTAGACCATCACCCGGTCGAACCCGGTGATCGCGCGGACCTGCCGCGCACCTTCGCGCAGGAAGGCAGACAGATCGTCGACATGCTGGAGCCGCGCGATCATCCCGCGCACGACCGAAACCGCCTCGATCGGCTCGACCGCCGCCGGTTCGGCCTCGATCACGATCTCGCGCCCGGCAAAATGCACGGCCACGTCGAACAGCCGCGCGTCCCCCAGCAGGGCCAGCCCCAGAATCCGTTCGACCGCATCGGGGCCGCGCAGGCCGGTCAACCGGTTGCGGATCGTGTGGATCGCCTCGCGCGCAAACAGGTGGTTGAGCGGCATGCCCAGCGCGGCCTCGGGCGCGGCTCCGGTAAAGCCTTGCAGGTTTTCCGAAACCCGCGCGATCATCCAGTCCGGCGTGGTGGCGACGAGGAAGCCGAAAGGCTGGACATTGCCCAGAATGTGGATCGGCTCGCGGTCGCAATTGCTCAAGTCGACAGCAAAACCGTCAGCCCCGGCGTGGGAGCGCTGCTCGTGGGGGGCTGGAATTTGGGTCATCGGCATTGCCAGCAATGCACGACCGGGCGTTTGGTGCCACAGTTTTTTACGATTGGGGGCCTTTCTGCCCCTCCGTCAGCCCTTCGGGCTGCTTTCCTCCCCATTGCATGGGGAGGATCAGGAACAAGCTCCTCCCCACGCTGTGGGGAGGAGCTTCTATCGGGCGGCGATCAGCCCAGACCGGGAATGGCCTGCTGTTCGATCACCGGGGCCTCGAAGCTGGCCATCGGCCAGGCGCAATAGTCGGCGGCGTAGTAGGCGCTCGGGCGGTGGTTGCCGCTCTCGCCCAGCCCGCCGAAGGGCATCGTCGCCGCAGCGCCCGTGGTCGGACGGTTCCAGTTGACCACGCCCGCGCGCACGAACAGGCGGAATTCGTCCCACAGCGACGGATCGGCGCTGACCAGCCCCGCCGAAAGGCCAAAGGCCGTGGCATTGGCGGCCTCGATGGCGGCGGCAAAACCGGCCACGCGGCGGACCTGCAACACGGGCGCGAAAATCTCGCGGTCGGGCGTGGCAACGCCGGTCACGTCGAGGATCACCGGCGCGAAGAAGGCCTCGCGGCGCCCGGCCAGTTGCGCTTCGGTCAGGATCGGGCGCGCACCGGCCACGACCAGCGCCTGAACCGCCTCGCGCGCGGCGCGGGCCTGTGCATCGCCGATCAGCGGGCCCATGAAGGCTTCGCCCTCTTCGTCCCACGCCGCAATCGGCAGGGCGCGCGCCAGATCGACCAGCGCGGCCAGCACCGCATCGCCCCAGTCGCCTTCGGGCAGGATCAGCCGCCGCGCGCACGAACAGCGCTGGCCGGTGGTGATGAAGGCCGACTGGACGATCAGGCTGGCCACCGCCGACGGATCGCCATCCCAGGCCACCAGCGGATTGTTGCCGCCCAGTTCGAGCGCGAGGATCACGTCGGGACGGTCGGCAAACTGGCGGCGGAAGACCTGCCCGGCCTGCGCCGAACCGGTGAACAGCAGCCCGTCGATGGGCCCGGCCAGCAGCGCCTCACCCGTCTCGCGTCCGCCCTGCACGATGGTCAGCACGCCTTCGGGCAGGCCCGCCTCGCGCCAGAGCGCGCCCATCGCAGCGCCCGTCGCCGGGGTCAGTTCCGAAGGCTTGAACACCACCGTATTGCCTGCCAGCAGCGCGGGCACGATGTGGCCATTGGGCAGGTGGCCGGGAAAATTGTAGGGCCCGAGCACGGCCATCACGCCATGGGGCCGGTGCGACAGGCTGGCCGTGCCGAACGGCATGTCGGCGCTGCGCGCGCCCGCGCGCTCGGCCTGGGCGGCGATGGACACGGCAACCTTGCCCGCCATCGAGGCCTGCTCGGTGCGGGTTTCCCACAGGAGCTTGCCGGTTTCCGCCGCGATCAGCGCGGCCAGCGTCGGGCTCGCCTTGACCAGTTCGGCATAGCGGCGGGCAATCGCCACGCGCTCTTCGAGCGGCGTGCGCGCCCAGCCCGGAAAGGCCGCGCGCGCGGCCTCGATGGCTGCGGCGCAAGCCGCCGCATCGGCCACGTTCCCTTCCCAGACAGCATGGCCATGGGCGGGATCGAACGAGGTAAGGGTCTGGGTCACGGTCTCAACTCACGGTCAGGATGTCGCCGGGACGGGCGCCCAGCACGGCAAGGGTTTCTTCAGGCAGGATCAGCGCGCCTTCCCCGATCCGTACCGGGGTGAGCACGGCGCGGAAACCCGCAAGGCCGGGATTGGCGACGAGCGACAGGCGCTCGTTGGCCTGCGCCTCCACTTTTCCGGCCTGCACGGGCAGGCTGCGGGCATTGCGGATCGTGCGGATATGGTCGCGCGTGGCGGTCACCGTCGGGCCGCCATCGAAGATGTCGATCAGGCCCGAGCGGGTGAAGCCCTCGTCCTCCAGCATGGCGAGCGCGCGCTCGCCATGGCGATGGACCTTGCCAATGGCCTCGCGCGCGGAAGGCGCGCACAGTTCAAGGTAGATCGGATGGCGCGGCGCGAGATCGAGGATGAACTGGCCATCGGTCGCGGTGATCATCCGGTCCGCGTCCTCGAACGGCAGGCGGAAGAACTTGCCCGCAATGCCATTCCAGAACGGGCTTTCGTCGCGCTCGTCGAACCAGCCGCGCAGTTCGGCCATGATCGTGGGCGCGAACAGGCCCGCATTGGCGCCGATCAGCGCATAGCGCGCGCGCGCCAGCAGCGAGCCGGCCCCCGCCTGCCGCTTGCGCGGACGCAGGAACAGCGAGCCCACTTCCGACGCGCCCGTGCATTCGTTGACCAGCACCAGCGCCTGATGGTCGAACCGGGTGCCCGTGGCCGACGAATATTGCGCCAGCGTCATCACCCGGAACGAATAGTGCGGCCGGTGCAGCCCGACCCCGCCCTTGATGCTCGCCACCCCCTCGATGGAGCCGGTAGCGGTATCTTCGAGCATCAGCGTGTACCACGCCTCGCTCGCAGGAAGATCGCGCGCAAAGCTCTGTTCCGACAGGGCGAGCCGCTCGGTCAGGACGGCGCGATCCTCGGGCAGGCTGGTGAAGCCCTTGCCCGAGAGAAAGGCCAGATCGAGCAGCGCGTCGATATCAGCCGGTCCCGCCGGCCGCACCACCAGCATCAGGCGCCTGCCAGCGCAGGCTGCGCGTCAACCTTGCCCCAGCCGCGCGCGCGCGCATCGGCCAGCGTCGCGTCGAGCCGGGCCAGCGCCTCGTCCACTTCGGCAGGCGCGATCAGCAGCGAGGGCAGCAGGCGAATGCAGTTGTCGCCGCCACCGGCCACCAGCAGGCCATGCTCGCGCGCCAGCGCCATGACTTCGCGGTTGTTGGGGTGCAGCTTGAGGCCCATCAGCAGACCCTTGCCGCGCGGCTCGACCACCTGATCGGGATAGCGCGCGGCCAGCGCCGCAAAGCCGGTGAAGAAACGCTCGGACATGGCCCCGACATGGGCCAGCGCCTCGTCCTTCGCAAGGATTTCGAACACGGCAAGGCCCACGGCCATGGCCAGCGGATTGCCACCGAAGGTCGTGCCGTGGAGGCCGGTGCCCATGCCGCTCGACGCCTCCGCGCTCGCCAGCACGGCCCCGATGGGGAAACCGCCGCCCAGCGCCTTGGCAATAGCCATGATGTCGGGCTCGGCGCCGGGGAACCACTGGTGGGCGAACAGCTTGCCGGTGCGGCCCATGCCGCTCTGCACTTCGTCGTGGATCAGCAGGACGCCGTGTTCGCGGGTCAGGCGGCGCAGCGCCAGCAGGGTTTCCCCGTCGAACGCGCGCGCACCGCCTTCGCCCTGCACCGGCTCGATGATCACCGCCGCCGTGGTCGGGCGGGACACCGCCTCCTGCACGCTCGCCCAGTCGTCGATCGAAAGCTGGTGATAGCCGGGCAGGCGCGGGCCGAAGCCTTCGAGGTACGAGGGATTGCCCGAGGCGTTGATCGCGCCATAGGTCCGCCCGTGGAACGAACCGGCAAAGCCGATCACGTCGACGCGCTGCACGTCGCCCTTCGCGAAGTGATAGCGGCGGGCGATCTTGAGCGCGGCCTCGACCGCCTCGGTGCCCGAATTGGCGAAATAGGCCATGTCGGCAAACGTCGCGGCGGTCAGCTTTTGCGCCAGCTCTTCCTGTCCGGGAATGCGGAAGATGTTGGAAACATGCCAGAGCTTGTGCGCCTGGGTGGTCAGCGCCTCGACCAGCGCGGGATGGGCATGGCCGAGCGCGCACGTCGCGATCCCCGCCACGCAATCGAGGAAGCGGCGGCCATCGCGCGCCTCAAGCCAGACGCCTTCCCCGCGTTCCACTTCGATCTGGGCACGGGCATAGAGCGGCATCAGAGCTTCGGACATGAGACTTTCTCCCCGCAATCGTCGTTGCGGACTTGTGGTTGCATCAAAACGGGAATTTTGCCGAATTCAGGCGGCGTGTCAGGCGGCCTGGGTCATCTTGAAGATGCCCGTGGCATTGCCGCTGTCGAACGCGAGGTCGAGCTTGCCGGTGGCCGGATCGACACGGCGGGTGATGAATTCGAAGAACGAACCGGGCACCTCGCGCGCGACCAGCGTGCCGTCGGCAGCGCGGAACGTGCGCTTGACTTGCGCGGCGCGCAGCGCGGTCTGGCGCACACGGCCCGAGGCGGAGGTTTCCACCTTGTCCTTGATGCTGCGCCCGGCCTCGCGCTCGCCCTGCGCGGTAGCCTCCACATCGGTCACGCGGTCGGTCACATGGTTGAAGGCATTGCCTTCGGTGGAAATCCAGGCCGCCTCGGCGCTTTCGGCCAGCAGGGTTTCGTAGTCGGCCTCGAACGGCACCGCGTGCTGGCGGTCGAACAGGCGCATCACCGTGCGCAGCGCATCGGCCGCATCGTCGGTCGGCACGCTGCCGCCCTCGCCCAGACGGGCCAGCACGGCGCCCGTCGCCGCGTCGAAGCGGTCGAGCGCGGAACCGAACACGCGCACCGCCGCCTTGGCGAAATCGGGCGAGAACTGGTCGACATGCAGTTCGCTCACGAAGAACTGCGGCATCGTTTCGGGAAACTGCGCATGGCACCAGACATGGCCGGTCATCTTCAGGCGCGGCAGCGGATAGAGCCCGACCTCGACATAGCCGAGCGGTTCGAGCACGCGGCGGATCGCCTCCACCCCCTGCGGCATCGCACAGCGCGTGCCCTGCGGCAGGGCCACCGTGCGCAGCGCGCCATGGTCGAGCACGATCCGGCGCCCTTCGCGCGCGCAGTCGGCGACATAGGCCGCCCCTTCGGGCACGCGGTCGATCAGATCGGCAAACAGCACGAGGTTGAGCGCCTCGGCAAAGCGCAAGGCATCGACACCATTGACCGGCGCATGGGCGCCCACCGGAACCATCGGCGCGGCGAGCGCACGAATCTGCTCGGCACGGTCGCGTCCCAGGACATTTTCGACAAGGTCGCCACTGCCTGCAAGTTCGATGGTTGCGGAATGCTGCATTATGCGACCTTTCGATCTAGTATCGTTGCTGGCCCCTGTTTATGCTAGGAAAGCAGCGCCTCAAAACGGCGATGTGTCATCTGTAGATCAGGTTTTGGAATGAGCGACTCCCGCCGGGAACTCCCTTCGATGACAGCTCTGGCCTGTTTCGCGAGCGCCGCGCGCGAAGGCGGCTTCTCGCGCGCGGGCGAGCACCTCGGCCTGACCCAGAGCGCGGTCAGCCGCCAGATCGCCCTGCTCGAAGAAAGCCTGCAAACCCCGTTGTTCACCCGCCACGGGCGGCGCGTCACCCTCAACGAGGCGGGCCGCGCCTATCTCGAAGACATCGAACCGGCGCTGCGCCGCATCCGTCAGGCCACGATCAAGACCATGGACCGGGGCAGCCGCCGCGATCTGGCCATCGCCACCCTGCCCAGCTTCGGCATGCGCTGGCTGGCCCCGCGCCTGCCGGGACTGACCACGCGCCACCCCGAACTGACCGTCAATTTCGCCGCGCGCTCGTTTCCGTTCAACTTGCGCGAGGAGCGTTTCGATGCCGCGATCCACTTCGGCGCGGCGGACTGGGCCGATGCAGAGATGGTCCCCCTGTTCACCGAACAGGCCGTGGTCGCCTGCGCGCCGGACTGGCTGCGCACCGAAGGGATCAGGGCCCCCGCCGACCTGCTTGACAAGCCGCTCCTGTTCCAGACCTCGCGCCGACAGGCGTGGAACCGCTGGTTCGCCGCGGCGGGAATCGAAGGCCTGCCCCCGCTCAAGGGGCCCAATTTCGAGCAGTTCCTGATGCTGGCCCAGGCCGCCGCCGCCGGATCGGGCGCAGCGCTGCTGCCGCGCTTCCTGATCGAGCCCGAACTGGAGTCTGGCGTGCTGGTCACCCCGTTCGAGACCGCGCTGGTCGATGAAGGGCGCTATTACCTCGTCCTGCGGCCCGACTGGCGCGAACATGCCGGGCTGGTCAAGTTTCATGACTGGCTGGTGGAGGAGGTGCGGTGACTTTTGCCCCTCCACCACCCGCTATGCGGGCGGTGGAGGGGCGCGGGTTAGAACGTATTGTCGCGCGGAAATCCGACTGGAGGCAGGCGCCCGGCCGCGCCGCGTGCGACCTTCCACGGGAGCAGGTCCTTTTCGACGCGGGTGCGCCCGGTGTCGCCGCCCATTGTCCAGCTCAGGCCGTCTTCGAGCCTGAGCGTGATCGCGTCGGACAACCCGCCATCGCGATAGCGTTGCAGCGTAACCCCCTGCCCCTTGGCCAGGATCGGCACTTCGGAGAGCGCGAAGATCACCAGCTTGCGGTTCTCGCCCATGACCGCGACATGGTCGTGTTCGGGCGCGATCTCGCGCACGATCTTGAGCTGGACACCCGGCTTGGTCGAGACGACGCCGCGCCCCTTTCGTGTTTCGGCGAGCAGTTCGTCCATTTCCGCCGCGAAGCCGCGCCCGCTGTTGGCTGCCAGCAGAAGCTGGCCCTTGGGGCGATAGACGACCAGCGCGACGATGTGGGCATCCGGGTCGATGTCGACCATCGTGCGGATCGGCTCGCCAAAGCCGCGCGCGCCGGGCAATTTGTCGGCACCCAGCGTATAGAACCGCCCGGTGTCGAGCGCGACCAGCAGCTTGTCGGTCGTCTGCGCGTGGAGCACCCAGGCCGGGCCGTCGCCTTCCTTGAACTTGAACTCGGTATCGAGCGGCAGGTGGCCCTTGGCCGCGCGAATCCAGCCGCGCGCGGAAAGGACGACGGTGACCGGCTCCTTCTCGATCATCGCGTCCATCGAGAATTCGCGGGTGGGCGCGGCCTCGGCAATGGTGGTGCGGCGGCGGCCCAGCACCGTTTCGGGGCCATAGTCCTTGCGCAGGGCGGCCAGTTCGCGCTTCAGGCGCGTGCGCTGGCGTGCCGGGCTTTCGAGCAGCTTGTTCAGCTCGTCCTGCTCGGCCAGCAAAGCGTCGTGCTCGCGGCGCAGTTCCATTTCCTCAAGCTTGCGCAACGAGCGCAGGCGCATGTTGAGGATCGCCTCGGCCTGGCGGTCGGTCAGGCCGAATTCGGCCATCATGACCGGCTTGGGCTCGTCCTCGGTACGGATGATCTCGATGATCCGGTCGAGGTTGAGATAGGCAATGATATAGCCTTCGAGCAGTTCGAGCCGCGCGGCGATCTTGTCGAGCCGGTGCTGCGCGCGGCGCAGCATGATGTCGATCTGGCTGATCACCCATTCCTGAACGAGATCCTTGAGGCCGAGCACGCCGGGGGTGCGCTGGGCATCGAGCACGTTGAGGTTGAGGCCAAAGCGCGATTCAAGGTCGGTCAGGCGATAGAGCGATTCCCTGAGCAGGTCGGGATCGACATTGCGGCTCTTGGGCACGAGTACGATGCGGATATGCTCGTCGCTCTCGTCGCGCACGTCTTCGAGGATCGGCAGCTTCTTGTCGCCGATGAGGGCAGCGATCTGCTCGATCAGCTTGCCCTTCTGGACCATGTAGGGAATTTCCGAGACGACCAGTTGCCACTGGCCGCTGCCCAGCTTCTCGATGCCGGTCTCTTCCCACTGCCCCGCCTCGTCGCGCCCGGTCGAAAAGCGCCCGCGCACGCGCAGTGAGCCGCGCCCGGTTTCATAAGCCGCAGCGATCAGCGCCGGGCTGTCGACCACCACGCCCCCGGTGGGGAAATCGGGACCGTGGAACACTTCCATCAACTGGGCATGCTCGGCCTGGGGATTGTCGATCAGCATCAGTGCGACGTCGACGATCTCGGCGACATTGTGGCTGGGGATATTGGTGGCCATGCCCACCGCGATCCCGCTGGCGCCATTGGCCAGCAGGTTGGGAAAGAGGCCGGGGAAAATGTCCGGCTCGTGATCCTCGCCATTGTAGGTGGGGACGAAATCGACCGTGCCTTCGTCGAGTCCCGCCATCAGGCGGATCGCCGTCGGCGTCAGGCGCGCTTCGGTGTAGCGGTAGGCGGCGGCGTTATCGCCGTCGATATTGCCGAAGTTGCCCTGCCCCTCGACCAGCGGATAGCGCAGCGCGAAATCCTGCGCGAGGCGGACCATCGCGTCGTAGACCGAGGCATCGCCATGGGGATGATACTTGCCGATGACATCGCCGACCACGCGCGCCGATTTCTTGAACGCGCTGTTGGGGTCGAGCCGCAATTGCCGCATGGCCCAGAGCAGGCGGCGGTGGACCGGCTTGAGCCCATCGCGCAAGTCGGGCAGCGAGCGCGCGGTGATCGTCGAGAGCGCATAGACCAGATAGCGTTCCGACAGCGCGGAATCGAACGGGGCATCGACAATCGCGTCAAACGGATCGGATGCGTCGAAGGGGTCTGTCAGATCATCGGCCATGGGAAACAAGGTGTAGCAACACCGTGAACAAAACGGAACCTCTGTAAACGCGCCCGTGCCCGTGCCGCCTGTGGGCAAATTGGCGCCCTATTCGAGGCGCCCGCCGCTCAGCACCCGCGCCAGCCCCGGATGGACCCGGCGCAAGGCCTGGCCCAGCACGACCGCCCCGCCCAGCGCCAGCACCGGCTGCCCGAGCAGGAACAGCGGATAGGCCGGTGCCCCCAGCGGGCCGGTGATCTGGCCGATGGCCGGCCCGGCGCACCAGATCAGGATCAGGTGCGCGCAAAACATCAGGAACACATATGGCTCGGCCCGCAGGAGGCCATCGCCCAGCCGCTGCATCCGCCCTTCCCCGGCCAGCCGCCACGCCAGCGCCCAGAAACACAGCGCCGTGGCCGCGCGCATGGCCAGATCGGCCAGCGCGAAGACCAGCGGATGCGCGGCTTCCTCCGCCGCATCGAAGACTTCCAGCCAGATCTTGAGCGCCGCCATCGCCAGATAGGGCAGGACCAGCAGCTCCAACGGCCAGCCCCCCACCCGCGCAGCCAGATCGCCCCGGCGGGCGAGCATGCCCAGCACGAAAAATGCAAGGATCGAGGGCCGCTGCAACACGTAAAAGCCCCAGGGCAGGCCCCCGGCAAAGAGGCTCCAGACCAGAGCCATCAGCGCGATGCCCCCCA
The genomic region above belongs to Novosphingobium sp. IK01 and contains:
- a CDS encoding BolA family protein — translated: MAGPIAQEIERKLVEALAPTHLLITNDSARHSGHMGDDGTGESHFTVEIESPAFAGVSRLARQRLVNGALGDLPGGRVHALAIRARAPGE
- a CDS encoding DnaJ domain-containing protein produces the protein MKHDKFHGRVSGNGRLCNAPGCEDSGEFRAPGVRPSGFDGPGDYRWFCLDHIRAFNAGYDFFAGMSQDEILAAQSPISGWEDSTRAFRPDAGIDQAPRWADFADPLEAIARRARARKADHAQAQEAARRGISPEDRAAYEALNLPFDADRRALRRRYTELVRRYHPDHNGGDRSLETKLQRVVEAYDRLRHSPGLR
- the fghA gene encoding S-formylglutathione hydrolase → MTLETVSTSKAHGGTLEVYKHASAATGTEMTFSVFVPPQAQVGEGAKLPMLFYLSGLTCTHANVTDKGEYRRLCAELGLVFVAPDTSPRGEGVADDPAGAYDFGLGAGFYVNATQAPFAAHYRMWDYIAQELPALVAAHFPVDPARMGITGHSMGGHGALTLGLTFPETFKSLSAFAPIVAPGQVPWGHKALGGYLGEDKALWRAHDATALVEDGKRPAGAILIDQGEADSFLAEQLRPHLFAQACEKAGVDLTLRMQPGYDHSYNFISTFMDDHLRWHAERL
- a CDS encoding VOC family protein; translation: MFSHLMLGTNDLDRAKTFYDATFAAFGGPEGLLDRDAGRLIYVYNGGIFILTKPINGEPATCANGFTLGFAMTPEQADAWHAAGLAHGGSACEDPPGVRKGTPYYLAYLRDPDGHKLCALHNYGAVQ
- a CDS encoding HWE histidine kinase domain-containing protein → MTQIPAPHEQRSHAGADGFAVDLSNCDREPIHILGNVQPFGFLVATTPDWMIARVSENLQGFTGAAPEAALGMPLNHLFAREAIHTIRNRLTGLRGPDAVERILGLALLGDARLFDVAVHFAGREIVIEAEPAAVEPIEAVSVVRGMIARLQHVDDLSAFLREGARQVRAITGFDRVMVYRFDAQESGEVVAEAVRHGVESFLGLHYPASDIPAQARQLYLRNTFRVIADVGAVPVPLVPGRDPAGQVLDQSLCVLRAVSPIHIEYLRNMGVRASLSISIVVGGKLWGLFACHHYAPRLPTMAARGAAELFGQMFSLMLEAREHAQARDYEARGRAVTDRLLATVAQDNDLLDDPQWLADVIGDAIPADGIGIFMRGQLSLVGLTPSAAQFEAIVRMLNRVSSGQVFATESIQTLVPEAAGHADVAAGMLAIPLSREPRDYVVLFRAERLREVRWGGKPEKDMVYGPNGPRLTPRKSFEAWSELVKGTCLSFTPAQRRVAEALRVGMLEVLVRLAETAGAERARASERQEVLIAELNHRVRNILSLIRGLIAQTRDGAQDVATFIATLDDRIRSLARAHDQITADRWGPAPLLELIEVEASAYLRDRSHRIVARGENVLLYPVAM
- the astD gene encoding succinylglutamate-semialdehyde dehydrogenase, yielding MTQTLTSFDPAHGHAVWEGNVADAAACAAAIEAARAAFPGWARTPLEERVAIARRYAELVKASPTLAALIAAETGKLLWETRTEQASMAGKVAVSIAAQAERAGARSADMPFGTASLSHRPHGVMAVLGPYNFPGHLPNGHIVPALLAGNTVVFKPSELTPATGAAMGALWREAGLPEGVLTIVQGGRETGEALLAGPIDGLLFTGSAQAGQVFRRQFADRPDVILALELGGNNPLVAWDGDPSAVASLIVQSAFITTGQRCSCARRLILPEGDWGDAVLAALVDLARALPIAAWDEEGEAFMGPLIGDAQARAAREAVQALVVAGARPILTEAQLAGRREAFFAPVILDVTGVATPDREIFAPVLQVRRVAGFAAAIEAANATAFGLSAGLVSADPSLWDEFRLFVRAGVVNWNRPTTGAAATMPFGGLGESGNHRPSAYYAADYCAWPMASFEAPVIEQQAIPGLG